A genomic region of Cannabis sativa cultivar Pink pepper isolate KNU-18-1 chromosome 1, ASM2916894v1, whole genome shotgun sequence contains the following coding sequences:
- the LOC115707511 gene encoding WRKY DNA-binding transcription factor 70 isoform X1 — MGTCILPQNLSKRLIKELIQGKEMATKLQLMLHDHNKPLVEENIGFGSVSSSSSSAEELASKILNSFSQTLSVVTGYNNDNTINNIIHSNSSDQTSQVNPHDQASHCDDPSSDDYGAESKIKRSSHGIKDRRGCYKRSRKNSQSWTTTVSTLEDGQAWRKYGQKEILNAEYPRAYFRCTRKYDQGCRATRQVQQIQDNPKLYQTTYIGEHTCKNILKPPQMIIKDSDLDNNLMNVITSTTILEEVKPIISSSITTNDTSSLSDDHHNKLSLDHHHHHHNNSDHEIINLWPSELKDLELSDPSMGLLSSSLGVSASNNDDHDIVSIMFSFGDRTINTTNCSTSGTNSHSLDMDEFVDTSIEFRSCDFEFDDNNEFCLLGSL; from the exons ATGGGTACTTGTATTCTACCTCAAAATTTGTCTAAGAGATTGATTAAGGAGCTGATTCAAGGCAAGGAGATGGCAACTAAGCTTCAGCTTATGCTTCATGATCATAATAAGCCtcttgttgaagaaaatattggTTTTGGGTCagtctcatcatcatcatcatctgctGAAGAACTTGCTTCAAAGATTTTAAATTCTTTTAGCCAGACTCTTTCTGTGGTGACTGGCTACAATAATGATAAtactattaataatattattcataGTAATTCTTCAGATCAGACTTCTCAGGTCAACCCTCATGACCAGGCCTCACATTGTGATGATCCCAGCTCTGATGATTATGGTGCTGAGAGTAAAATAAAGAGATCATCACATGGTATCAAAGATCGCAGAGGCTGTTATAAAAGaag CAGGAAGAACTCTCAATCATGGACCACCACTGTATCAACACTAGAAGATGGCCAGGCTTGGAGAAAGTATGGCCAAAAGGAGATCCTTAATGCTGAATACCCAAG GGCTTACTTTAGGTGCACACGCAAGTATGATCAAGGTTGCCGAGCCACAAGACAAGTCCAACAAATACAAGACAATCCTAAACTGTATCAAACTACATACATCGGTGAACACACATGCAAAAACATTCTTAAACCCCCTCAAATGATAATCAAAGATTCAGACCTTGATAATAATCTCATGAATGTGATCACTAGTACTACCATTCTTGAAGAAGTCAAGCCAATTATTAGTAGTAGTATTACTACTAATGACACATCTAGTTTATCAGATGATCATCATAACAAACTTTCCttggatcatcatcatcatcatcataataaTAGTGATCATGAGATTATCAATCTGTGGCCGTCAGAGCTTAAGGATCTTGAGTTGTCAGATCCTTCGATGGGTTTGTTGTCTTCGAGTTTAGGGGTCTCTGCTAGTAACAATGATGATCATGATATTGTTTCTATAATGTTCTCATTTGGAGACCGTACTATTAATACTACTAATTGTAGTACTAGTGGAACTAATTCTCATAGTTTGGACATGGATGAGTTTGTAGACACGTCTATTGAATTTAGAAGCTGTGATTTTGAGTTTGATGATAATAATGAGTTTTGTCTCCTAGGATCATTGTGA
- the LOC133029949 gene encoding uncharacterized mitochondrial protein AtMg00310-like: protein MESMMAKYWWQSSNNSSSGIHWISWKRLCGHKDKGGMGFRNSRDFNLALLGKQGWRPLINPDSLVARVFKARYFPHGSFLNATIGSNPSFVWRSILEAQFLVKRGSRWVVGDGTNISILGEPWLPDDENPMIISTHRSLTHAKVCNLLKVDGSGWEEEILDNLLLPRDRELVRSVAVHSRPSNDALCCSLELSGLYTVKSAYKLLEQLNGEFDLDVSAKDIFWRK from the coding sequence ATGGAGAGTATGATGGCTAAGTATTGGTGGCAATCCTCAAATAACTCATCTTCAGGTATTCATTGGATATCTTGGAAACGACTTTGTGGTCATAAGGATAAGGGAGGAATGGGATTTAGGAATTCGCGAGATTTTAATCTTGCTTTGTTGGGTAAGCAAGGGTGGCGACCTTTGATTAATCCTGACTCTCTTGTAGCACGTGTGTTTAAAGCTAGATACTTCCCCCATGGCTCGTTCTTAAATGCTACTATTGGTTCGAATCCAAGCTTTGTGTGGAGAAGTATTTTGGAAGCTCAATTCTTAGTGAAAAGGGGTTCTCGATGGGTTGTGGGAGATGGTACAAATATATCCATTTTAGGTGAGCCATGGCTTCCGGATGATGAAAATCCTATGATAATTTCTACTCATCGAAGTCTCACTCATGCTAAAGTGTGCAATCTGTTAAAAGTTGATGGTTCTGGTTGGGAAGAAGAGATCCTTGATAATTTGTTGCTGCCACGTGATAGAGAGTTGGTGCGATCCGTTGCTGTTCACTCAAGGCCTTCGAATGATGCTCTCTGTTGTAGTTTGGAGCTGTCGGGTTTGTACACTGTTAAGAGTGCTTACAAGCTATTGGAGCAGCTCAATGGAGAGTTTGATCTTGATGTCTCGGCTAAGGACATATTTTGGAGGAAATAA
- the LOC115707214 gene encoding WRKY transcription factor 55 yields MEEHNKNIVSLVLHGCKLAKEVELNLGDHQRNELANHCDEIAMIFSQAKEWLRRGTTTTTTTTSDDQDHYNNNMLVTQQNSTSIGHSSGSLLLQELLIRPSSTTTSIHHDNNKSMSDIVMRGFAHPQHENRNNISNNMGRNVEILGSSSSSAIYSQRPRKRKDDKEIRIVKMAAPQIGNTEIPPEDNYTWRKYGQKEIMGSKYPRSYYRCTHQKLYQCPAKKQVQRMDDDPLMFEVMYRGSHTCHMSATAPTSILPLVPMSQTQSILIKNNNDQQLQPLITSINTTTTTTASTTSTFPEVPLGRSWLSMECSGGGGSSSSGGGSGSIVHDHFHPVLDLADVMFGSSSSNSMDFLFPTTSIEEDHNNKLLQPDDSENHKN; encoded by the exons ATGGAGGAGCACAATAAGAATATTGTTTCGTTGGTCCTCCATGGATGCAAGTTAGCCAAAGAAGTGGAATTGAATCTCGGCGATCATCAGCGGAACGAGCTAGCGAATCACTGCGACGAGATTGCAATGATCTTCAGCCAAGCCAAGGAGTGGCTGCGCCGaggtactactactactactactactacaagTGATGATCAAGATCATTACAATAATAACATGTTGGTCACGCAACAAAATAGTACTAGTATTGGCCATAGTAGTGGGAGCTTATTATTACAAGAATTGCTAATTAGGCCTTCTTCTACTACTACTAGTATTCATCATGATAACAATAAGAGCATGTCTGATATTGTTATGAGGGGTTTTGCTCATCCTCAACATGAAAATAGGAATAATATTTCCAATAATATGGGTAGAAATGTGGAAATTCTtggctcatcatcatcatcagcaaTCTACTCACAAAGACCGCGAAAAAG AAAGGATGATAAGGAAATTCGCATAGTGAAGATGGCTGCACCTCAAATTGGAAATACTGAAATCCCACCGGAAGATAACTACACTTGGCGAAAATATGGCCAAAAGGAGATCATGGGCTCAAAGTATCCtag gaGTTACTATAGGTGTACTCACCAGAAGTTGTACCAATGTCCAGCAAAGAAGCAAGTGCAGAGAATGGACGATGATCCTTTGATGTTCGAGGTGATGTACCGGGGTAGCCACACGTGTCACATGTCAGCCACAGCTCCCACCTCTATCTTACCACTTGTGCCAATGTCACAAACCCAAAGcattctaataaaaaataataatgatcaaCAATTGCAACCACTTATAACATCAATtaatactactactactactactgccAGTACTACTAGTACTTTTCCAGAAGTTCCTCTAGGAAGATCATGGCTTTCTATGGAATGCTCAGGAGGAGGAGGAAGTAGCAGCAGTGGCGGTGGTAGTGGTAGTATAGTTCATGATCATTTTCATCCGGTATTAGATTTGGCTGACGTAATGTTTGGCAGCAGTAGTAGTAATAGTATGGACTTTTTGTTCCCTACTACTTCAATCGAGGAAGATCATAACAATAAGCTCCTACAACCTGATGACTCTGAGAACCACAAAAATTAA
- the LOC133029950 gene encoding secreted RxLR effector protein 161-like — MAVGCLMYIMVSTRPDIAHALSVLSRFMANPGLEHWNAVKWLIRYLKGTIKYGLIYHKDTSDVRLEGYVDADYASNRDNRRSTTAYVFMVNKSCICWKSQQQPVVALSTTESEFMATTEAFKEAIWLQGILQELLLLKDKGTVYSDSLSSIHLCKNPVYHEKSKHIDIRLYWIREKIEDRVLELEKVHTSDNPADMGTKGQEQGVYSGVREKTVTVFSGIGDVSQLEYGQGSD; from the exons ATGGCTGTTGGATGTCTAATGTATATCATGGTCAGTACTAGACCTGATATAGCACATGCTCTAAGTGTTTTGAGTAGGTTTATGGCAAACCCTGGATTAGAGCATTGGAATGCTGTAAAGTGGCTGATTAGATACTTGAAAGGGACAATCAAGTATGGTCTGATCTATCACAAAGATACATCTGATGTGAGGTTAGAAGGCTATGTTGATGCTGATTATGCATCAAATAGGGACAATAGAAGGAGCACCACTGCCTATGTATTCATGGTCAACAAAAGCTGCATATGTTGGAAATCACAACAACAACCAGTGGTGGCACTATCAACTACTGAATCAGAATTCATGGCCACCACCGAAGCTTTCAAGGAAGCTATATGGTTACAAGGAATACTGCAAGAGCTGCTACTGCTCAAAGACAAAGGGACAGTCTATTCGGATAGTCTGTCATCTATTCACTTGTGCAAGAATCCTGTATACCATGAGAAAAGCAAGCACATTGACATTAGATTGTATTGGATTCGAGAGAAGATTGAGGACAGGGTTCTGGAATTGGAAAAGGTGCACACAAGTGACAACCCTGCTGACATGGGAACAAAG GGTCAAGAACAAGGGGTGTACTCGGGTGTTAGAGAGAAAACTGTGACTGTTTTCTCTGGT ATTGGTGATGTTTCTCAGCTGGAGTATGGCCAGGGATCAGATTGA
- the LOC115707511 gene encoding WRKY DNA-binding transcription factor 70 isoform X2, whose translation MGTCILPQNLSKRLIKELIQGKEMATKLQLMLHDHNKPLVEENIGFGSVSSSSSSAEELASKILNSFSQTLSVVTGYNNDNTINNIIHSNSSDQTSQVNPHDQASHCDDPSSDDYGAESKIKRSSHGIKDRRGCYKRRKNSQSWTTTVSTLEDGQAWRKYGQKEILNAEYPRAYFRCTRKYDQGCRATRQVQQIQDNPKLYQTTYIGEHTCKNILKPPQMIIKDSDLDNNLMNVITSTTILEEVKPIISSSITTNDTSSLSDDHHNKLSLDHHHHHHNNSDHEIINLWPSELKDLELSDPSMGLLSSSLGVSASNNDDHDIVSIMFSFGDRTINTTNCSTSGTNSHSLDMDEFVDTSIEFRSCDFEFDDNNEFCLLGSL comes from the exons ATGGGTACTTGTATTCTACCTCAAAATTTGTCTAAGAGATTGATTAAGGAGCTGATTCAAGGCAAGGAGATGGCAACTAAGCTTCAGCTTATGCTTCATGATCATAATAAGCCtcttgttgaagaaaatattggTTTTGGGTCagtctcatcatcatcatcatctgctGAAGAACTTGCTTCAAAGATTTTAAATTCTTTTAGCCAGACTCTTTCTGTGGTGACTGGCTACAATAATGATAAtactattaataatattattcataGTAATTCTTCAGATCAGACTTCTCAGGTCAACCCTCATGACCAGGCCTCACATTGTGATGATCCCAGCTCTGATGATTATGGTGCTGAGAGTAAAATAAAGAGATCATCACATGGTATCAAAGATCGCAGAGGCTGTTATAAAAGaag GAAGAACTCTCAATCATGGACCACCACTGTATCAACACTAGAAGATGGCCAGGCTTGGAGAAAGTATGGCCAAAAGGAGATCCTTAATGCTGAATACCCAAG GGCTTACTTTAGGTGCACACGCAAGTATGATCAAGGTTGCCGAGCCACAAGACAAGTCCAACAAATACAAGACAATCCTAAACTGTATCAAACTACATACATCGGTGAACACACATGCAAAAACATTCTTAAACCCCCTCAAATGATAATCAAAGATTCAGACCTTGATAATAATCTCATGAATGTGATCACTAGTACTACCATTCTTGAAGAAGTCAAGCCAATTATTAGTAGTAGTATTACTACTAATGACACATCTAGTTTATCAGATGATCATCATAACAAACTTTCCttggatcatcatcatcatcatcataataaTAGTGATCATGAGATTATCAATCTGTGGCCGTCAGAGCTTAAGGATCTTGAGTTGTCAGATCCTTCGATGGGTTTGTTGTCTTCGAGTTTAGGGGTCTCTGCTAGTAACAATGATGATCATGATATTGTTTCTATAATGTTCTCATTTGGAGACCGTACTATTAATACTACTAATTGTAGTACTAGTGGAACTAATTCTCATAGTTTGGACATGGATGAGTTTGTAGACACGTCTATTGAATTTAGAAGCTGTGATTTTGAGTTTGATGATAATAATGAGTTTTGTCTCCTAGGATCATTGTGA